In a genomic window of Telopea speciosissima isolate NSW1024214 ecotype Mountain lineage chromosome 5, Tspe_v1, whole genome shotgun sequence:
- the LOC122663233 gene encoding dirigent protein 21-like, with the protein MPFETESHRLLPRLSMDLQSAQNHKLCNHFWQSSSLSVKELCKSISPNFNLSSSLPRNLRRLWKSLGIDFYFHDIVSGDNSTAINVAEVASTKTSPTGFGMMRMIDDPLTERPEVMSKLDGRVQGVYASASQSDFGPWRREN; encoded by the coding sequence ATGCCTTTTGAAACCGAAtctcatcgtcttcttcctcgcCTCTCCATGGATCTACAATCGGCCCAAAATCACAAGCTTTGCAACCATTTTTGGCAATCTTCCTCCCTCTCTGTGAAAGAGCTCTGCAAATCGATTTCTCCCAActtcaatctctcttcttccctgcCCCGTAACCTCCGTCGGCTATGGAAATCGTTAGGGATTGACTTCTACTTCCATGACATTGTTAGTGGTGATAACTCAACTGCCATTAATGTTGCTGAAGTAGCATCTACAAAGACATCACCAACAGGGTTTGGTATGATGAGAATGATCGACGATCCATTAACGGAGAGGCCAGAGGTTATGTCGAAGCTCGACGGAAGAGTTCAAGGGGTCTATGCATCTGCATCACAGAGTGACTTTGGgccatggagaagagagaattgA
- the LOC122663234 gene encoding L-type lectin-domain containing receptor kinase IX.1-like → MALISSGNCKYLLIPNLYFILVQGSFYFLLLVLPFATSVSFNFSSFNESVFYGNGIIMPLGDATLSDPRIDLTRNRQDQTSTASIGGVFYNAPVHLWDKKTGNLTNFTTHFSFTIGKASLQCNSCSGVGDGLAFFLAPNGSSVVHNIDEAGGGLGLFNNTPSTPYNRSGPINNSIIAVEFDTFQNYWDPDANHIGIDISSAVSVNNISCNGSLWESMRDNNSPWEAWVNYDSSSQNLSVVLSCANKSLSWEYCSLNYIVDLKEYLPENVTVGFSSSTGLSAELHQLNYWEFSSSMEIDNSNNTTGASNFTSIKNKLVMVVGLPVGGATMITVLGLFLFFRWRKNGENKAVDDVVLDVPTGPREFSYPELAGATSNFDEKQKLGEGGFGGVYRGFLSDLNMDIAVKRISKGSKQGIKEYASEVKIISRLRHRNLVHLLGWCHQRKELLLVYEFMPNGSLDSHLFRNRGSLTWEWRYKIALDLASALQYLHEGWDRCIVHRDIKSSNVILDSNFNAKLGDFGLARVMENDQKGSQTNNVTSTMGGWLVEQEKGTQTTNVAGTMGYMAPEYVFTGKASKESDVHSFGIVLLEIACGRKAIEKTADPSEVCLVEWVWNLYGSRKHLEAAEPSLCMDSNKQQLECLIVVGLWCSQPDHNLRPSIGQAINVLKFDAPLPILPYCREPVSTECDTSHTHRDVPPITTPLILPN, encoded by the exons aTGGCTCTTATCTCATCAGGGAATTGCAAATATCTCCTAATTCCAAATCTTTATTTCATTCTCGTTCAAGGCTCATTTTATTTCTTGCTTTTAGTCCTCCCTTTTGCAACATCCGTGAGCTTCAACTTTTCCAGTTTCAATGAATCAGTATTTTATGGGAATGGTATCATCATGCCCTTGGGAGATGCAACACTCTCTGATCCAAGGATCGATCTCACTCGAAATCGACAGGATCAAACCTCTACTGCTAGTATCGGTGGAGTGTTTTATAATGCTCCCGTTCATCTTTGGGACAAGAAGACCGGAAACCTAACCAACTTCACCACCCATTTCTCCTTCACCATCGGAAAGGCCTCACTACAGTGCAATTCTTGCAGTGGAGTTGGAGATGGGCTTGCTTTCTTCCTTGCTCCCAATGGTTCCTCCGTAGTCCACAATATTGATGAAGCAGGTGGTGGTCTTGGTCTTTTCAACAACACACCATCCACACCATATAACAGAAGTGGACCCATCAATAATTCCATCATTGCAGTGGAGTTCGATACTTTCCAGAACTATTGGGACCCAGATGCCAATCACATAGGTATCGACATCTCTTCCGCTGTATCTGTAAATAATATCTCATGTAATGGTTCTCTTTGGGAATCGATGAGAGATAATAATAGCCCTTGGGAGGCTTGGGTTAATTATGATTCAAGTTCCCAAAACTTGAGTGTTGTATTGAGTTGTGCTAATAAATCTCTTTCTTGGGAGTACTGTAGCCTTAACTATATTGTTGATCTGAAGGAATATCTTCCAGAGAATGTCACTGTTGGGTTCTCTTCATCCACAGGACTTTCCGCCGAGCTACATCAGCTCAACTACTGGGAATTCAGTTCGAGTATGGAAATTGATAATTCGAATAATACCACCGGAGCATCCAACTTCA CATCCATCAAAAACAAGCTAGTAATGGTGGTGGGATTGCCTGTGGGCGGAGCTACCATGATTACTGTCTtgggtttgtttttgtttttcaggTGGAGAAAGAATGGAGAAAATAAAGCAGTTGACGATGTGGTCTTAGATGTCCCCACGGGGCCTAGGGAGTTCTCCTATCCTGAATTGGCTGGAGCAACTAGTAACTTTGATGAGAAACAAAAGCTGGGAGAGGGAGGATTTGGAGGTGTTTATAGAGGCTTCTTGAGTGATCTAAACATGGATATTGCTGTGAAAAGGATCTCCAAAGGGTCTAAACAAGGGATAAAGGAGTATGCATCGGAGGTGAAGATCATTAGTCGATTGCGGCATAGGAACCTCGTACACCTTCTTGGTTGGTGCCACCAACGGAAAGAGCTACTCCTTGTGTATGAGTTCATGCCCAATGGAAGCCTTGATTCCCATCTATTTCGAAACAGGGGATCCTTGACATGGGAGTGGAGGTACAAGATAGCTCTTGACTTAGCCTCTGCATTACAGTACTTGCACGAAGGGTGGGATCGATGCATCGTCCACAGAGATATAAAATCCAGCAATGTAATTCTAGATTCCAACTTCAATGCTAAATTGGGGGATTTCGGTCTGGCTAGGGTTATGGAAAATGATCAGAAAGGGTCACAAACAAATAATGTGACTAGTACCATGGGAGGATGGCTTGTGGAACAAGAGAAAGGGACACAGACAACCAATGTAGCTGGTACCATGGGATACATGGCACCTGAATATGTTTTTACTGGGAAGGCTAGCAAAGAATCTGATGTCCATAGCTTTGGCATTGTTCTCTTAGAAATTGCTTGTGGGAGAAAGGCCATTGAGAAGACGGCTGACCCAAGTGAAGTTTGTTTGGTAGAATGGGTTTGGAATCTCTATGGAAGTCGAAAGCATCTCGAAGCGGCTGAACCAAGTCTATGTATGGATTCTAATAAGCAGCAATTAGAGTGCCTGATTGTTGTTGGGCTATGGTGTTCTCAACCAGACCACAATCTCAGACCTTCTATTGGGCAAGCTATTAATGTTCTCAAATTCGATGCTCCACTACCCATTCTCCCATATTGTAGAGAGCCTGTTTCTACAGAATGTGATACAAGCCATACCCATCGTGATGTTCCTCCAATAACAACACCACTGATTCTGCCAAATTAA